The following proteins come from a genomic window of Lycium ferocissimum isolate CSIRO_LF1 chromosome 4, AGI_CSIRO_Lferr_CH_V1, whole genome shotgun sequence:
- the LOC132053290 gene encoding probable glutathione S-transferase produces MENDEVILLGFWPSYFATRVKVALAEKGIEYKYKEEEDMLSGNKSPLLQKMNPIHRKIPVLIHNGKPVCESLVAVEYIDEVWKDRAPLLPSDPYERSQARFWADYTGKKLYEFGRSLWTTKRGELLGGKKDFIDSLKLLELEALGDKPYFGGESFGFVDIATIGFYSWFYVYETFGNFSIEAECPKLVAWGKRCMQRESVSKSLPDRHKIYELIVEFRKKYGVE; encoded by the exons ATGGAGAATGATGAGGTGATTTTATTAGGCTTCTGGCCTAGCTATTTTGCCACGAGGGTCAAGGTTGCGCTAGCTGAAAAGGGGATCGAATACAagtacaaagaagaagaagacatgtTAAGCGGTAACAAAAGTCCTTTGCTTCAAAAGATGAATCCTATCCACAGGAAAATCCCTGTTTTGATTCACAACGGAAAACCTGTTTGTGAATCTCTCGTTGCAGTCGAGTACATCGATGAGGTATGGAAGGACAGAGCTCCGTTGTTACCTTCTGATCCTTATGAGAGATCACAAGCTAGGTTCTGGGCTGACTACACTGGCAAGAAG TTGTATGAATTCGGGAGAAGTTTATGGACTACCAAAAGAGGAGAGTTGTTGGGAGGTAAGAAGGACTTCATAGATTCACTCAAGTTACTGGAGCTGGAAGCATTGGGTGACAAGCCTTACTTTGGAGGGGAAAGCTTCGGTTTTGTGGATATCGCTACGATTGGATTCTACAGCTGGTTTTATGTCTATGAGACCTTTGGCAACTTCAGCATAGAGGCTGAGTGCCCGAAGCTCGTCGCTTGGGGTAAGAGATGCATGCAGAGGGAGAGTGTGTCTAAGTCTCTACCTGACCGTCATAAGATCTATGAGTTAATAGTAGAATTTAGAAAGAAATATGGAGTAGAATAG
- the LOC132053291 gene encoding DNA-directed RNA polymerases II, IV and V subunit 12 has translation MDSQPVEPVSYICGDCGQENTLKPGDVIQCRECGYRILYKKRTRRIVQYEAR, from the exons ATGGATTCTCAACCTGTTGAACCTGTCAGTTACATCTGTGGAG ATTGTGGGCAAGAAAATACCCTGAAGCCTGGTGATGTGATACAGTGCCGTGAATGTGGTTATCGTATTCTTTACAAGAAGCGTACTCGCAGaa TTGTGCAGTATGAAGCTCGCTGA
- the LOC132054775 gene encoding CASP-like protein 2A1, which translates to MGDLTQKGALEDENYGSSSNRRAETMLRLLPMALCIVALVIMLKDSQTNDFGSLSYSDLGTFRYQVHANGICAAYSLVSAIVAALPRPTTMPRAWIFFLLDQILTYIIMAAGAASTEVVYLAYKGDTAVTWSETCGSFGGFCKKATASVAITFIVSLCYVGISLLSSYRLFSKYDAPVGHYNNKGGIEIANY; encoded by the exons ATGGGTGATTTGACACAAAAAGGTGCTTTAgaggatgaaaattatggaagcaGTAGCAATCGCAGGGCTGAGACAATGCTGAGATTGCTGCCTATGGCTCTATGTATAGTGGCACTTGTCATCATGCTCAAGGATTCTCAAACCAATGACTTCGGTTCACTTTCTTACTCTGACCTTGGAACCTTTAG GTACCAAGTACATGCAAATGGAATTTGTGCTGCTTATTCCCTTGTATCAGCTATAGTTGCAGCTCTTCCTCGTCCTACTACCATGCCTAGAGCCTGGATATTCTTTCTCCTCGATCAG ATCTTGACATACATAATAATGGCTGCCGGAGCTGCATCAACAGAAGTCGTATATTTGGCATATAAAGGGGATACTGCTGTTACATGGAGTGAAACATGTGGTTCATTTGGAGGTTTCTGCAAAAAGGCCACTGCATCTGTTGCCATCACATTCATTGTGAGCCTTTGCTATGTTGGGATTTCTTTGCTTTCATCTTATAGGCTTTTCAGCAAATATGATGCACCAGTTGGGCACTATAATAACAAGGGAGGTATAGAGATAGCGAACTAttga
- the LOC132053292 gene encoding uncharacterized protein LOC132053292, producing the protein MALQLQHISSSPTKFTSASLLLPNFQTLSVSKLKNGGITSVKNLRLSSRIRKRRTILSTISASLSPLDLTEDNIIQVLEDAKAELAQLFDTSVGITGKAELAEVDGPYVKLRLSGKFWHKRSTVVARLGNYLKQRIPEILEVDIEDDKQLDDSPANF; encoded by the exons atgGCACTGCAGCTTCAACATATATCTTCATCACCAACTAAATTCACCTCAGCTTCTCTGTTGCTACCAAATTTTCAGACTTTGTCTGTCTCAAAGTTAAAAAATGGAGGCATTACAAGTGTAAAAAATCTAAGACTATCATCAAGAATCAGAAAAAGGAGAACTATATTGTCTACAATATCAGCTTCACTTTCACCTCTTGATTTGACTGAAGACAACATTATCCAAGTCTTAGAAGATGCAAAGGCTGAG TTGGCACAGCTTTTTGATACTTCAGTTGGTATAACAG GGAAAGCAGAACTTGCAGAAGTGGATGGACCTTATGTGAAGCTTAGACTAAGTGGCAAGTTTTGGCATAAACGTTCTACTGTCGTTGCAAGACTTGGTAATTACTTGAAGCAAAGAATCCCT GAAATCTTGGAGGTGGATATAGAAGATGATAAACAATTAGATGATAGCCCAGCAAACTTTTGA
- the LOC132054776 gene encoding probable 2-oxoglutarate-dependent dioxygenase AOP1, with product MTISKEMKIPTIDFCKLELKSGSAQLVSTRSQVVQALKEYGCFLAIYDKVSKETREAIFDKSKEIFEFPLETKMKNFSTKNPLDGYKGQFPQLPLYESLCIADLVKPQTVETFANIFWPHGNPDFFRAYDSYAKPLVELDEMIKRMVLESLELNDYIDELLDNNVYNSRFSHYKKAAQNEDALNKLGLTIHTDSGFLTMIAQNSVNGLEVLTKDGEWIDVDIAPNSFFVLSGDSFMAWTNGRLHSPAHRVTMAGDSDRFSIPLFSAPKPGYTIEAPKELVDEEHPLLFKPFEILELFEYITRGPGRKAGADAFKDYCGV from the exons ATGACAATATCAAAGGAAATGAAGATTCCCACTATTGATTTCTGCAAGCTAGAGCTAAAATCAGGTAGTGCACAATTGGTGTCCACAAGAAGTCAAGTTGTCCAAGCTTTGAAAGAGTATGGTTGCTTTTTAGCAATATATGATAAGGTTTCAAAGGAAACTAGAGAAGCCATATTTgataaatcaaaagaaatcttTGAATTTCCATtggaaacaaaaatgaaaaacttcTCAACAAAGAATCCATTGGATGGATACAAAGGACAGTTTCCACAATTGCCATTGTATGAAAGTCTATGTATTGCTGACTTGGTCAAACCCCAAACTGTTGAAACTTTTGCCAATATCTTCTGGCCTCATGGAAATCCTGACTTTTT CAGGGCGTATGATTCCTACGCAAAGCCACTTGTGGAATTGGATGAAATGATAAAAAGGATGGTTTTGGAGAGTTTGGAGCTAAATGATTATATTGATGAATTATTGGATAACAATGTTTACAATTCCCGGTTTTCTCATTACAAGAAGGCAGCTCAAAATGAAGATGCTTTGAATAAACTAGGATTGACTATCCACACGGATAGTGGTTTCTTGACCATGATAGCACAAAATAGTGTAAATGGTTTAGAAGTTCTCACCAAAGATGGAGAGTGGATTGATGTCGACATTGCACCAAATTCCTTCTTTGTTTTGTCTGGGGATTCCTTCATG GCATGGACAAATGGTCGATTACATTCGCCTGCCCATAGGGTAACAATGGCTGGAGACAGTGATAGATTTTCCATTCCATTATTTTCAGCACCAAAACCAGGTTACACCATAGAGGCCCCAAAAGAACTTGTGGATGAAGAACATCCTTTACTCTTTAAGCCCTTTGAAATTCTTGAATTGTTTGAGTATATTACTAGAGGACCCGGTAGAAAAGCTGGTGCTGATGCTTTCAAGGATTATTGTGGCGTTTGA